The stretch of DNA GATCACGTGGATGTATCTATTGAATGTGGAGTTGATCCTCAGAATTTAGTTGTCATTCAAGGTAGTGCGACTGCTAGCTTAGAGCTAACATGTCAACGTTGTGGTAAAGGACTGGAGACAGAGGTAACAGCTGACTTCGTTTATACGCCTATACGTAATGCGGCTAAAGAAAGTGAAGATCCAATACCAGAAGCATATGATGAAATTGAATTAGACGAATTTGGCGCTATTAGCCTTGTTCATTTAGTTGAAGACGAATTAATGTTGGCGCTGCCTATTGTAGCAATGCATGAACCAGAAGACTGTGAACTTGGTAACAAGAACATGACCTTTGGTGAGTTAGCGCCAGAAGCAACGGTGCAGGAAAAACCTAATCCGTTTGAAGTATTAAAAAAACTTAAAAACTAGGAGACGGCAATGGCGGT from Psychrosphaera aestuarii encodes:
- the yceD gene encoding 23S rRNA accumulation protein YceD encodes the protein MQTVKIPLSIEPAKAALKRMTYDGIIVKGNLSRLNEVAEVLTDHVDVSIECGVDPQNLVVIQGSATASLELTCQRCGKGLETEVTADFVYTPIRNAAKESEDPIPEAYDEIELDEFGAISLVHLVEDELMLALPIVAMHEPEDCELGNKNMTFGELAPEATVQEKPNPFEVLKKLKN